GGAGCTATGCGATAAAACATTTCTGTGAACACAGCGTGGGGATTGACCCCGGGGTTGAACCTGTGGTAGTTGATCTTATATTTGACGCCCAGACCTCGGGCGGCCTGGCCTTTTGCCTCGAGGCCTCAAAGGCAGGGGCCTGCCTAAAGGAACTGAGGGAGGCCGGCATAACAGATGCGGCGGTAATCGGCGAGGTCGCCGGCGCCCATCCCAAAGGCCATCTGACTATAAAAAAATAAGGAGGGATTCCGCCATGCAACAGATAGTTTCGAAGGCCATTTCACATGGGGTTTATATTATCACGGCACGGTTCAGGGACAACAGCAATGGTATGACGGCGGCATGGGTCTCGCAGGCCTCCATGCGTCCGCTTTTGCTGATGGCCTCTATAGCTCCCATGCGCTACACCCACGGGCTTATAGAAAAGGCGCGTTATTTTACCGTAAACGCGCTTCCGGAGGGGAGACAGGATCTGGCCAAACATTTTGGGCTTAAGAGCGGCAGGAAGGTGGATAAATTTGAAGGCATCTCCTTTTTTGATGCCCCCAATGGGTCGCCGGTCTTAAACGATGCCCTGGCCTACTTTGAGTGCAGCCTGACCGACTCCTTTACCGCCGGAGATCACACGCTTTTTGTCGGGGAAGTGGTCTCGGCGAAGATACTTAAAGAAGATGTCCGGCCCCTCATCTTTCGCTGGGAAGATTATTTTTGATGGCCGGCCGACCTGCCTATGGCGTGGACAAAGGAACACGAATTTCAAGCTTTCAGCGATTCCGCTTCAGCGGATCAGCAAAAGATCAGAGGATATACAGTACATTAAGCTGAAGGCTGATAGCTGAGTGCTGACCGCTTCAGCCGGAAAACCAAGGTCAATTGGATGGAGGCTATTTAAACGTATAAACCTTTCGTATGGGTTCGATCACCCTCCAGGTGCATTTAAGCCCCTTGGGAAAGGTAACCAGGTCGCCCTTGTTGATCTCAACCGTGCCTGACGGGGTTTTCACCTCTACCTTGCCTTCAAATACGTAGGCCGTCTCTTCGGCGTCGTACTCCCAGTCAAAGGCGCTCGGCTCGCACGACCAGGGACTCCATCTGTCTATACCCAACGTATCCAGCTCTTCCTTAGATGGTTTTTTGATTCTTATCTCAGACATGATATGACCTCCATTTTCTTAGGATCAAGGCCTAAGGTCATGCCGGACTTGATCCGGCATCCAGTTCCTTACTGGATTCCCGCTTTTGCGGGAATGACGGCATTCGGGCATTTTGTCGCCGGAGTATTATAATCCTATACGCCATATTTTTTAAAAGAACATAATTATTTTACAAAATCACCTCGATTCACCTAAATTATCATACTTGTACAGCCGCTGCATAAGATTGAAGCTCCCCGCAGCTTGCTGCGGGGAATCTCCGTATGTAAGGTAAAATGCATCGTATTCGCTCGCCACCCCCCCCTGCAAGCAGAGGGGAATGCGCTCGCTATGCATGTTCATAATTACAACAAAAAGACAACTTCCATTTTTATGTTACCGGCCTTATCTGCCTAATATTTAATAGAATTTTACCTGGTTGTATTTTACAGCAGATTCCTATATAGTCCCATAATATGCAGCCGCACACGAAAAAAGTAGAGTCGATATCAGCTTTGTCCGGTTAGGTTTTTGCGTGTGCCGAATACTGAGAAAACGGAGAAAAATTTCGCATCCATGTCGTTTTTTGCT
This Thermodesulfobacteriota bacterium DNA region includes the following protein-coding sequences:
- a CDS encoding flavin reductase family protein; translated protein: MQQIVSKAISHGVYIITARFRDNSNGMTAAWVSQASMRPLLLMASIAPMRYTHGLIEKARYFTVNALPEGRQDLAKHFGLKSGRKVDKFEGISFFDAPNGSPVLNDALAYFECSLTDSFTAGDHTLFVGEVVSAKILKEDVRPLIFRWEDYF
- a CDS encoding cupin domain-containing protein; protein product: MSEIRIKKPSKEELDTLGIDRWSPWSCEPSAFDWEYDAEETAYVFEGKVEVKTPSGTVEINKGDLVTFPKGLKCTWRVIEPIRKVYTFK